A genomic segment from Flammeovirga pectinis encodes:
- the aqpZ gene encoding aquaporin Z yields MQKKLMAEFLGTAWLVIGGCGSAIFAAGIPEVGIGFYGVALAFGLTVLTMAYAIGHISGCHLNPAVSLGLWAGGRFSGKELLPYIISQVLGAVVGAGILYAIFTGKSADIGGFAANGYGEHSPEGYPMLSGFITEFVMTFMFLIIILGATHSKAPKYLAGVAIGLGLTLIHLVSIPITNTSVNPARSTSQALFVGGWAIQQLWLFWLAPILGAIAAGFTYKYLSPEEE; encoded by the coding sequence ATGCAAAAAAAATTAATGGCCGAGTTTCTCGGTACTGCTTGGTTAGTTATTGGAGGCTGTGGTAGTGCAATCTTTGCTGCAGGTATTCCAGAGGTCGGTATTGGCTTTTATGGAGTAGCATTGGCCTTTGGTCTAACAGTATTAACAATGGCCTATGCCATAGGGCATATTTCGGGTTGCCATTTAAACCCAGCAGTTTCTCTTGGTTTATGGGCCGGTGGACGTTTTTCTGGTAAAGAGCTTTTACCATATATTATTTCTCAGGTATTAGGAGCAGTAGTAGGAGCTGGAATCCTCTATGCAATTTTTACAGGTAAAAGTGCAGATATTGGAGGTTTTGCAGCAAATGGATATGGCGAACATTCTCCAGAGGGTTACCCAATGCTATCTGGTTTTATCACAGAATTTGTAATGACATTTATGTTCTTAATTATAATTTTAGGAGCAACACATTCCAAAGCACCAAAATACCTTGCTGGTGTTGCTATTGGTTTAGGACTTACACTAATTCACTTGGTAAGTATTCCAATTACAAACACCTCTGTAAACCCGGCAAGAAGTACTTCTCAAGCATTATTTGTGGGTGGTTGGGCAATACAACAATTATGGTTATTCTGGTTAGCACCAATTTTAGGCGCAATTGCAGCAGGTTTTACATATAAATACTTGTCTCCAGAAGAAGAATAG
- a CDS encoding sialate O-acetylesterase, whose amino-acid sequence MNKFLTIVLMLLWALNSHALSISNLYGSGMVMQQNATVTLWGWGHPGEQISVVTSWGEQTTTIVEGTSNWKAIIKTQNGGFNPELITISGSKSKIVLRDVLIGEVWLAAGQDNITATFKDSVSLTNPIFKEEVYKKGLRFFTVDKKPSMFSHEDIKGQWKGTSEANLLETSVLAYYFAFQVKGFTQIPVGVVIQDWGHEAIDSWHTETAMDEELALVNKLENIKNQPFTPHHEDIAHHPMMYQFRNYKIAGILWSHGKHEISKKSDYKASMLKLIKNMRNQFGEVPFYYVQIAPYKYGNITAGAKIRDQQREILNIKKTAMVVTSDISHHNDFNPQNKDDIGVRLANIALKRIYDKINDEVVESPNMMFIQRKGRTLYVHFSNSKGLHFSKGDKGYFEVCSADGIYHCVPALIDKNIVKLDLKGIKKPQYVRFGWNSKARPFLENEVGLPASCFSNQKIIEGDTFF is encoded by the coding sequence ATGAATAAATTTTTAACTATTGTATTAATGCTACTTTGGGCATTAAATTCTCATGCATTATCAATTAGTAACCTCTATGGGTCTGGTATGGTAATGCAACAAAATGCTACGGTTACTCTTTGGGGATGGGGACATCCTGGAGAACAAATTTCTGTAGTAACTTCATGGGGGGAACAAACAACTACAATTGTAGAAGGGACTTCTAACTGGAAAGCTATAATTAAAACTCAAAATGGAGGTTTTAATCCCGAATTAATCACTATTTCAGGGAGTAAATCAAAAATTGTTTTAAGAGATGTATTAATCGGTGAAGTTTGGCTTGCTGCCGGACAAGATAATATAACTGCCACTTTTAAAGATAGCGTTAGTTTAACGAATCCAATTTTTAAGGAAGAAGTATATAAAAAAGGACTTCGTTTTTTTACTGTTGATAAAAAGCCATCAATGTTTTCACACGAAGACATCAAAGGACAATGGAAAGGAACATCGGAAGCTAACCTCTTAGAAACAAGTGTTTTGGCTTACTATTTTGCTTTTCAGGTAAAAGGATTTACGCAAATTCCTGTGGGTGTAGTGATTCAAGATTGGGGGCATGAAGCCATAGATAGTTGGCACACAGAAACAGCAATGGATGAAGAACTTGCCTTGGTTAATAAACTTGAAAATATTAAGAATCAACCATTTACACCTCATCACGAAGATATTGCTCATCATCCGATGATGTATCAATTTAGAAACTATAAAATTGCTGGTATTTTATGGTCGCATGGTAAACACGAAATAAGTAAGAAAAGTGATTATAAGGCTAGTATGCTAAAACTGATTAAAAATATGCGTAATCAGTTTGGCGAAGTACCCTTTTATTATGTTCAGATTGCACCTTATAAATATGGAAATATTACTGCAGGAGCAAAAATACGAGATCAGCAAAGAGAAATATTGAATATAAAAAAGACAGCCATGGTTGTAACAAGCGATATTTCTCACCACAATGATTTTAACCCACAAAATAAGGATGATATCGGCGTAAGGCTTGCAAATATTGCTTTAAAACGTATTTATGATAAAATTAATGATGAGGTTGTAGAGTCTCCTAACATGATGTTTATACAAAGAAAAGGGCGTACACTTTATGTGCATTTTTCTAACAGTAAAGGGCTTCATTTTTCAAAAGGAGATAAAGGATATTTTGAAGTTTGTTCAGCTGATGGTATTTATCATTGTGTTCCAGCATTAATTGATAAAAATATTGTAAAATTAGATCTCAAGGGAATTAAAAAGCCGCAATATGTTCGTTTTGGTTGGAATAGTAAAGCGAGACCATTTTTAGAAAATGAAGTTGGTTTACCTGCATCATGTTTTTCTAATCAAAAAATTATTGAAGGAGATACTTTTTTCTAG
- a CDS encoding peroxiredoxin family protein, whose amino-acid sequence MKNLLIILFLIASIQITSAQETAIYEKYGVTVGTLQPGLEVGESVKNFKGKDQNNKTYSLDDALKNGPVVVNFFRGSWCPYCVKHLINVQDSLSMIEAKGATFIAVTPENQERFTALAEKKGFTFEMVEDKKMDIMNSFEVTFDVNDGYQNMLKKYENDLTKTNAIKKAALPVPATFIISQDGKIIARHYDPNYKVRMSVKDILNTLESI is encoded by the coding sequence ATGAAAAACCTATTAATCATTTTATTCCTAATTGCCAGTATTCAAATTACTTCAGCACAAGAAACTGCTATTTACGAAAAATACGGTGTTACAGTCGGCACACTTCAACCTGGTTTAGAAGTTGGAGAATCTGTGAAAAACTTTAAAGGTAAAGATCAGAACAACAAAACATATTCTTTAGATGATGCACTTAAGAACGGTCCTGTTGTTGTTAATTTCTTTAGAGGTAGTTGGTGTCCATATTGTGTAAAACACCTTATTAACGTGCAAGATTCTTTAAGTATGATTGAAGCTAAAGGAGCAACGTTTATTGCTGTTACGCCAGAAAATCAAGAACGTTTTACTGCTCTAGCAGAAAAGAAAGGATTTACTTTCGAAATGGTAGAAGATAAAAAAATGGATATTATGAACAGCTTCGAGGTAACATTTGATGTAAACGATGGATACCAAAATATGCTTAAAAAATATGAGAACGATTTAACTAAAACGAACGCTATTAAAAAGGCAGCTCTTCCTGTTCCTGCAACTTTTATAATTTCACAAGATGGGAAGATTATTGCAAGACATTATGATCCAAACTATAAAGTAAGGATGAGTGTAAAAGATATTCTAAATACACTTGAATCCATTTAA
- a CDS encoding helix-turn-helix domain-containing protein, with protein MKVEGNVGEYFRIEELNASNHSILQEKFSTEKTLLWFLDDTTQLIIDNVPYNFKKNQVITLTEFYNIDVVHMGTTKLFQFNRSFYCIVEHDSEVDCKGILFFGAKHLPILNLSNDDQEKLGIFWKLMESELLIENDLQLSMLGTLMKQILIICTRQLKQQADYLSSINKKQLDIIREFTFLVEMNYLEKHTVAEYAEMLNRSPKTLANLFSKNDHKSPLQFIQERRLLEATRYLQFTNNTISEISDSLNFTDVQTFNRFFKRHLNQSPTEFRAFSLKEKEAENK; from the coding sequence ATGAAAGTAGAAGGAAACGTAGGAGAATACTTTAGAATAGAAGAATTGAATGCTTCTAACCACTCAATTTTGCAAGAAAAATTTTCTACAGAAAAAACACTATTATGGTTCTTAGACGATACAACTCAATTAATTATTGATAATGTTCCTTATAATTTTAAAAAAAACCAAGTAATTACTTTAACCGAATTCTATAATATTGATGTAGTACACATGGGGACAACCAAGTTGTTTCAATTCAATAGATCATTTTATTGTATTGTGGAACACGATAGTGAGGTAGATTGTAAAGGAATTTTATTCTTTGGAGCAAAACATTTACCTATACTTAACTTGTCTAATGATGATCAAGAGAAGCTAGGTATCTTTTGGAAGTTGATGGAGTCTGAGTTATTAATAGAAAATGACCTACAATTATCTATGCTTGGTACGCTAATGAAACAGATACTTATTATTTGTACCAGACAACTTAAACAACAAGCAGACTACCTTAGCAGCATCAATAAAAAGCAACTTGATATAATTAGAGAGTTTACTTTTTTAGTTGAAATGAATTATTTAGAGAAACATACTGTGGCAGAATATGCAGAAATGCTAAATAGATCGCCCAAAACACTCGCCAATTTATTCTCTAAAAATGATCATAAATCGCCTTTACAGTTTATTCAAGAAAGACGTTTATTAGAAGCAACTAGATATTTACAGTTTACAAATAATACAATTTCTGAGATTTCTGATAGTTTGAATTTTACAGATGTTCAGACTTTTAATAGATTTTTTAAGAGACACTTAAATCAATCTCCAACAGAATTTAGAGCATTTTCTTTAAAAGAAAAAGAGGCTGAAAATAAGTAA
- a CDS encoding alpha/beta fold hydrolase: protein MKPFIKILSATMPSLVVKMAYNKIVQPTVFKLRPHEIEILDKAEKDFISFNSFDVQTYKWGNGPKKILLVHGWEGQAGNFAEIIESLVDNDYTVYAFDAPSHGFSSKGKTTMFEFSALVKLFLKEHAIKNIISHSFGSVGTTHCLSNNKDIKVDKYVMITTPDRFEQRLNDVAQMVGLNNRVKNKLVNKLESEFNVKVNDQNVSDFVTKVNVEKAYILHDVNDKIIAIQQSIDVQKAWGTACVLEKIENTGHFRILRTDAVVEKVINFLES from the coding sequence ATGAAACCTTTCATAAAGATACTATCCGCCACTATGCCAAGTCTTGTTGTAAAAATGGCTTACAATAAAATAGTGCAACCTACTGTATTTAAACTTAGACCTCACGAAATAGAAATATTAGATAAGGCAGAAAAAGACTTTATCTCTTTTAATTCTTTTGATGTTCAGACCTATAAATGGGGTAACGGACCAAAGAAAATTTTATTAGTACACGGTTGGGAAGGACAAGCAGGTAATTTTGCTGAAATTATTGAAAGCCTTGTGGATAACGATTATACAGTTTATGCATTCGATGCTCCCTCTCATGGATTTAGTAGCAAAGGAAAAACAACCATGTTCGAATTTAGTGCCTTAGTAAAGCTCTTTTTAAAAGAACATGCTATTAAAAATATAATTAGCCATTCTTTTGGTAGTGTTGGCACAACGCACTGTTTATCTAACAATAAAGATATTAAGGTTGATAAATACGTGATGATCACTACCCCTGATAGGTTTGAACAACGTTTAAATGATGTTGCTCAGATGGTAGGGTTAAATAATAGAGTAAAAAATAAGTTAGTAAATAAGCTAGAAAGTGAGTTTAACGTAAAAGTAAACGATCAAAATGTATCTGATTTTGTCACGAAAGTAAACGTAGAAAAGGCTTATATTCTCCACGACGTTAATGACAAAATAATCGCTATCCAGCAATCAATAGATGTTCAGAAGGCATGGGGAACAGCTTGTGTACTCGAAAAAATTGAAAACACAGGACACTTCAGAATTTTAAGAACCGATGCTGTAGTTGAAAAAGTAATCAACTTCTTAGAAAGTTAA